From one Marinitoga sp. 1197 genomic stretch:
- a CDS encoding Crp/Fnr family transcriptional regulator — MHPLIERFSKLIIFRKLKLSEIEELIENNILYIKEFEKNSIIKSRGEKIEEVMLLLYGRVKTEMMEIDGKIIQIEEMKAPTIMALGATFSKNSKIPVDIISEEKTLVAYITKNKIYDLCMKNKDFLIELIEYMGTKFNFISQKLWFITLNSLKDKILYYLKEKMEDKKTEVIDLEYSVEQLSHLFGVTRPALSRAFSRLEHEGIIKKEGNKIYILDKNKIENK; from the coding sequence ATGCATCCATTAATAGAGAGATTTTCAAAATTAATTATTTTCAGGAAGTTAAAATTATCAGAAATTGAAGAGTTAATAGAAAATAATATATTATATATAAAAGAATTTGAAAAAAATTCAATAATTAAATCAAGAGGTGAAAAAATAGAAGAAGTAATGTTGCTATTATATGGCAGAGTAAAAACAGAAATGATGGAAATTGATGGAAAAATCATACAAATAGAAGAAATGAAAGCGCCAACTATTATGGCATTAGGTGCAACATTTTCTAAAAATTCCAAAATTCCAGTAGATATTATTTCAGAAGAAAAGACACTTGTAGCTTATATTACCAAAAATAAAATATATGATTTATGCATGAAAAATAAGGATTTTTTAATAGAATTAATAGAATATATGGGAACAAAATTTAATTTTATATCACAAAAATTATGGTTTATAACATTAAATAGCTTAAAAGATAAAATTTTATATTATTTAAAAGAAAAAATGGAAGATAAAAAAACTGAGGTTATTGATTTAGAATATTCCGTTGAACAATTATCACACCTCTTTGGTGTTACAAGACCTGCATTATCAAGAGCTTTTTCTAGATTAGAACATGAAGGTATAATAAAAAAAGAAGGTAATAAAATATATATTTTAGATAAAAATAAAATCGAAAATAAATAG
- the hcp gene encoding hydroxylamine reductase produces the protein MFCYQCEEASRGVGCTTIGVCGKTPEVANLQDMLIWVTKGLSFWTLKAKEYGVKDDEANLYVAEALFSTITNVNFSVERMVSFIDKAIELREKVKHLFLDAYVAKEGKPFEEKVPEAAEWYKPGGAEIYELKGMEVGVMLDENEDIRSLKQLLIYGLKGIAAYTDHAYVLKYANDEILYFLQKGLVETLREDITVDELINLVLEAGKYAVEAMALLDKANTSTYGNPEITEVYTGTYNAPGILVSGHDLLDLEELLKQTEGTGIKVYTHGEMLPAHAYPELKKYKHLAGNFGGSWWRQDKEFEEFGGAILMTTNCLVPPKESYKDRVFTTGLVGFDKLTHIPNRTDGKSKDFSPVIKKALELGPIPEREGKKLVIGFAHEQVSQVADKVIEAVKTGAIKKFFVMAGCDGRHKEREYYTEFAANLPKDTVILTAGCAKYRYNTLDLGDIGGIPRVLDAGQCNDSYSLVVTALKLKEAFGLEDINELPIEYNIAWYEQKAVAVLLALLYLGVKGIKLGPKLPAFVSPNVLKVLVDNFGINPITTVEKDLEFFLNK, from the coding sequence ATGTTTTGTTATCAATGTGAAGAAGCTTCAAGAGGAGTAGGCTGTACAACTATAGGGGTATGTGGAAAGACTCCAGAAGTTGCAAATTTACAGGATATGTTAATTTGGGTAACAAAAGGGTTATCTTTTTGGACATTAAAAGCTAAAGAATATGGCGTTAAAGATGATGAAGCAAACTTATATGTTGCAGAAGCATTATTTAGCACAATTACAAATGTCAATTTTTCTGTTGAAAGAATGGTCAGTTTTATTGATAAAGCAATAGAATTAAGAGAAAAAGTAAAACATTTGTTTTTAGATGCATATGTGGCAAAAGAAGGTAAACCATTTGAAGAAAAAGTTCCAGAAGCTGCAGAATGGTATAAACCAGGAGGAGCAGAAATATATGAGTTAAAAGGTATGGAAGTAGGAGTTATGTTAGATGAAAATGAAGATATTAGATCTTTAAAACAATTATTAATATATGGCTTAAAGGGTATAGCTGCTTATACAGATCATGCATATGTTTTAAAATATGCAAATGATGAAATACTTTACTTCTTACAAAAAGGATTAGTTGAAACATTGAGAGAAGACATTACTGTTGACGAATTAATAAATCTTGTTTTAGAAGCAGGAAAATATGCTGTGGAAGCTATGGCATTATTGGATAAAGCAAACACATCAACATATGGTAACCCTGAAATTACAGAAGTGTATACCGGAACATATAATGCACCTGGAATTTTAGTAAGTGGGCATGATTTATTAGATTTAGAAGAATTATTAAAACAAACAGAAGGAACAGGAATTAAAGTTTATACACATGGAGAAATGTTACCAGCTCATGCTTATCCAGAATTAAAAAAATATAAACACTTAGCAGGAAACTTTGGAGGTTCATGGTGGAGACAGGATAAAGAATTTGAAGAATTTGGCGGAGCAATATTAATGACAACAAACTGTTTAGTTCCTCCAAAAGAATCATATAAAGATAGAGTATTCACCACAGGATTAGTTGGATTTGACAAATTAACTCATATTCCTAATAGAACAGATGGAAAATCAAAAGATTTCTCACCAGTAATCAAGAAAGCTTTAGAATTAGGACCAATTCCTGAAAGAGAAGGAAAAAAATTAGTTATTGGTTTTGCTCATGAACAAGTATCTCAAGTAGCAGATAAAGTAATTGAAGCTGTTAAAACAGGAGCTATTAAAAAGTTCTTTGTAATGGCTGGTTGTGACGGAAGACATAAAGAAAGAGAATATTATACAGAGTTTGCAGCTAACTTACCAAAAGATACTGTTATCTTAACAGCAGGATGTGCAAAATATAGATATAATACATTAGATCTTGGAGATATTGGAGGAATTCCAAGGGTATTAGATGCAGGTCAATGTAATGACTCTTACTCATTAGTAGTAACAGCATTAAAATTAAAAGAAGCATTTGGATTAGAAGATATTAACGAATTACCAATTGAATATAATATAGCCTGGTATGAACAAAAAGCAGTAGCAGTATTATTAGCATTATTATACTTAGGCGTAAAAGGAATAAAATTAGGTCCAAAATTACCAGCATTTGTTTCACCAAATGTATTGAAAGTATTAGTTGACAATTTTGGAATTAATCCTATTACTACTGTTGAAAAAGATCTTGAATTTTTCTTGAATAAATAA
- a CDS encoding DUF438 domain-containing protein has protein sequence MSELFNKKEYLKNLIKRVNQEKDNEELKKELQSIIRELSAEEIALVEQELMDNEGITIDQIQSVCDVHLNLFKEYIEKEKIEVESWHPIYILMKEHEHIIKTAEKIRDIAKKILEKRSIQEAFPLFMNLNIHIDNLMAAENYFLKEENVLFPYIEKYGITKPPAIMWREHDQVRDLRKKIIKIKDNKNFEEMKKDLYNISLALLELFMNHVHKEHSVLFPTALKLIKKEEWFDIRKQFDEIGYCCFDPEPLDLEKSETEGVLEGKIKLPSGELTVEQLKYILNTLPIDITFVDANDEVKYFSESKERIFVRSRAILGRKVENCHPPKSVDIVKKIVNDFKSRKRDNADFWLKIGEKYVYIRYFAVRNNKGEYLGTLEVTQDIAPIKEIHGERRIYDEN, from the coding sequence ATGAGTGAATTGTTTAATAAAAAAGAATATTTAAAAAACTTGATAAAAAGAGTAAACCAGGAAAAAGATAATGAAGAATTAAAGAAGGAGTTACAAAGCATTATAAGAGAATTATCAGCAGAAGAAATTGCTTTAGTAGAACAGGAATTAATGGATAATGAAGGAATAACAATTGATCAAATCCAATCAGTATGTGATGTGCATCTTAATTTATTTAAAGAATATATAGAGAAAGAAAAAATAGAAGTTGAATCCTGGCATCCTATTTATATTTTAATGAAAGAACATGAACACATTATAAAAACCGCAGAAAAAATAAGAGATATTGCAAAAAAAATATTAGAGAAAAGATCAATTCAGGAAGCGTTTCCGCTATTTATGAATTTAAATATTCACATTGATAATCTTATGGCTGCAGAAAATTATTTTTTAAAAGAAGAAAATGTTTTATTTCCCTATATAGAAAAATACGGAATAACAAAACCTCCTGCAATAATGTGGAGGGAACATGATCAGGTAAGAGATTTAAGGAAAAAAATTATAAAAATAAAAGATAATAAAAATTTTGAAGAAATGAAAAAAGATTTATACAATATTTCATTAGCATTATTAGAATTATTTATGAATCATGTTCATAAAGAGCATTCTGTCTTATTTCCAACTGCTTTAAAATTAATTAAAAAAGAAGAATGGTTTGATATAAGAAAACAATTTGATGAAATTGGATATTGCTGTTTTGATCCAGAACCATTGGATTTAGAAAAAAGTGAAACAGAAGGTGTATTAGAAGGGAAAATAAAACTTCCAAGTGGAGAATTAACAGTAGAACAATTAAAGTATATATTAAATACATTACCAATAGATATAACCTTTGTTGATGCAAATGATGAAGTTAAATATTTTAGTGAATCTAAAGAAAGAATATTTGTTAGAAGTAGAGCAATTTTAGGGAGAAAAGTAGAAAATTGTCATCCTCCTAAAAGTGTAGATATAGTAAAAAAAATTGTTAATGATTTTAAAAGTAGAAAAAGAGATAATGCTGATTTTTGGTTAAAAATAGGAGAAAAATATGTATATATTAGATATTTTGCTGTGAGAAATAACAAAGGTGAATATCTTGGAACTTTGGAAGTAACTCAGGATATAGCACCTATAAAGGAAATACATGGTGAAAGACGTATTTATGACGAAAATTAA
- a CDS encoding alpha-amylase, protein MKQNDSNFTGLSNTSNVVKGEWTQAYFRGTPNNWGTTLMQKVAPNTWEIIITFNNGNGYGAPRFKIDHYGDWSESYPATDYEVQPYTTYKITFYDNTHYIDVKKYTSPINGVILQAFQWYLPEYDENTQRGLWVELSEKIPDLASMGITTLWLPPAYKGQAGKSDVGYGVYDMYDLGEFNQKGTIATKYGTKDQYLNVINIAHTYNIQVYADVVFNHRMGADDTEWVNAYKVSWNDRNYVLENKDIKAWTVFNFPGRANKYSDFKWRWYHFDGVDWDENTHESAIFRFNSTGKAWDWEVDTENANYDYLMGADLDMEHPDVVQELKNWGKWYVDFTNVDGFRLDAVKHIKFDFFNDWLDYMRSTTGKELFTVGEYWSTDINKLDNYISKTKGRMSLFDVPLHQHFHDASNAGGYYDMRNIFNGTLVQSNSVKAVTFVENHDTQPGQSLYSSVQDWFKPLAYAMILLRRDGYPCVFYGDMYGAPGITAQYDIIKKLIEARKIYAYGDQYDYLDHWDIIGWTRLGDAEHPKAMAVILTDGPGGSKWMYVGKKNAKFIDYLGNRSDEVWSNSDGWAEFKVNGGSVSVWVEQ, encoded by the coding sequence ATGAAACAAAATGATTCTAATTTTACGGGCCTTTCTAACACATCTAACGTTGTTAAAGGCGAATGGACTCAGGCGTATTTCAGAGGAACTCCAAACAATTGGGGAACAACATTAATGCAAAAAGTTGCGCCAAATACATGGGAAATTATAATTACATTTAATAATGGTAATGGATATGGGGCTCCACGATTCAAAATAGATCATTATGGTGATTGGAGCGAAAGCTATCCCGCAACAGATTATGAAGTTCAGCCATATACTACATATAAGATAACCTTTTATGATAATACACATTATATAGATGTAAAAAAATATACAAGTCCTATAAATGGAGTAATATTACAGGCTTTTCAATGGTATTTGCCAGAATATGATGAAAATACACAAAGAGGGTTATGGGTAGAACTTTCTGAGAAAATACCGGATCTGGCATCTATGGGAATAACAACATTATGGTTACCACCTGCTTATAAAGGTCAGGCCGGTAAAAGTGATGTGGGATATGGAGTATATGATATGTATGATCTTGGAGAGTTCAATCAAAAAGGAACAATTGCAACTAAATACGGTACTAAAGATCAATATTTAAATGTAATAAACATCGCACATACATACAATATACAAGTATATGCTGATGTAGTATTTAATCATAGAATGGGAGCAGATGATACTGAGTGGGTTAATGCATATAAAGTTTCCTGGAATGATAGAAATTATGTTCTTGAAAATAAAGACATAAAGGCTTGGACAGTTTTCAACTTTCCTGGAAGGGCAAATAAATATTCTGATTTCAAATGGAGATGGTATCATTTTGATGGGGTGGATTGGGATGAAAATACTCATGAAAGTGCAATTTTTAGATTTAATAGTACAGGAAAAGCATGGGATTGGGAAGTTGATACTGAAAATGCAAATTATGATTATTTAATGGGTGCAGATTTAGATATGGAACATCCGGATGTTGTTCAAGAACTAAAGAATTGGGGAAAATGGTATGTTGATTTTACAAATGTTGATGGATTTAGGCTGGATGCAGTAAAGCATATAAAGTTTGATTTTTTCAATGACTGGTTGGATTATATGAGAAGCACAACAGGAAAAGAATTATTTACTGTTGGAGAATATTGGAGTACAGATATAAATAAATTAGATAACTATATTTCAAAAACTAAAGGTAGAATGTCTTTATTCGATGTGCCACTACATCAGCATTTTCATGATGCTTCAAATGCAGGTGGATATTATGATATGAGAAATATTTTCAATGGGACACTTGTACAATCTAATTCTGTAAAAGCAGTAACCTTTGTAGAAAATCATGATACTCAACCTGGTCAATCGTTATATTCTTCAGTTCAAGACTGGTTTAAACCATTAGCATATGCAATGATATTATTAAGAAGAGATGGATATCCGTGTGTTTTTTACGGAGATATGTATGGAGCTCCAGGAATAACAGCACAATATGACATTATAAAAAAGCTTATTGAAGCAAGAAAGATATATGCATATGGTGATCAATATGATTATTTAGATCACTGGGACATAATTGGTTGGACAAGATTGGGAGATGCAGAACATCCAAAAGCTATGGCTGTAATATTAACAGATGGTCCTGGTGGAAGCAAATGGATGTATGTTGGAAAAAAGAATGCAAAATTTATTGATTATTTAGGAAATAGAAGTGACGAAGTATGGTCAAATTCTGATGGATGGGCAGAATTTAAGGTAAATGGTGGTTCTGTTTCAGTATGGGTAGAACAATAA
- a CDS encoding carboxymuconolactone decarboxylase family protein: MDLKEWRKKTAKTSGALVRMRQQSYSDGVLPGKHKLLMALAISAIIKCEPCVKGYVKLAYENGVTEEELLETLDVVMTMGGCPGEEWSMIAYDYWKKLENSIESNIEIELNNDKEGCCD, translated from the coding sequence ATGGATTTAAAAGAATGGAGAAAGAAAACAGCAAAAACTTCTGGTGCTTTAGTAAGAATGAGACAACAAAGTTACTCTGACGGTGTATTGCCAGGGAAACATAAACTTTTGATGGCTTTGGCTATATCAGCTATTATAAAATGCGAACCTTGTGTAAAAGGTTATGTTAAATTAGCTTATGAAAATGGCGTAACAGAAGAAGAACTGCTTGAAACACTTGATGTTGTAATGACAATGGGAGGATGTCCCGGTGAAGAGTGGTCTATGATTGCATATGATTATTGGAAAAAGTTAGAAAATAGTATTGAATCTAATATTGAAATTGAATTAAATAATGACAAAGAAGGATGTTGTGATTAG
- a CDS encoding heavy metal translocating P-type ATPase: protein MNEKTEKKINFRVVGMTCATCARTVEKALKKVDGIKFSAVNLATETAFVVAEDEISFEKLKEAVQKVGYDISTDMSQDLEKKRYQEAKKNLILALLVTIPISIMMLIHMFWKEIPGFSVIEVIVGGYVIFYTGKKTIKGAWIALSHFHTNMDTLILFGSVASWITALLNSFGFPIASFGTIGAMIMALHITGRFIESHLRDKAAKEIKSLMNMQAKEARILIGNEELLMPINAIKKDFIVLVKPGERIPVDGEIIEGKSSIDESMITGESIPVERTVEEKVIGGSLNLTSFLKIKVTNVGEDTFLSQMIKLIQEAQGAKVPIQALADRITLWFVPIVISLAVISGLIWYFNFERLQLFIQNMRSIFPWILNTTDPLSFSVFVFVATIVIACPCALGLATPMALVAGTGEAAKKGLIIRNAEAIQTSKDVKVVIMDKTGTITQGKPQVVEHSIPKNKIKIIASIEDMSNHPLAKAISELSKEKINIENIEEIVGKGVKTLYNNNEYFIGKPKNKYDKLNEKGYTVVEVYENKKLLGYIAIADKIREDSKKAIEEFKKIGIIPVMATGDNEKTAKAVAKEVGIEEILAGIKPEDKLNVVRNYQAKGYKTLMVGDGMNDAAALKGADIGVAIGSGTDLAIDNADVIIVKGGVSKIVDTVEISRKTFSVIKSNLFWAFFYNVIAIPAAMSGLLHPAIAEAAMAFSSITVVLNSLRIKGGKKL, encoded by the coding sequence ATGAATGAAAAAACAGAAAAAAAGATAAATTTTAGAGTTGTTGGTATGACATGTGCCACATGTGCCAGAACTGTTGAAAAAGCATTGAAAAAGGTGGATGGTATAAAATTTTCTGCGGTCAATTTGGCTACAGAAACTGCTTTTGTTGTTGCTGAAGATGAAATATCATTTGAAAAATTAAAAGAGGCTGTTCAAAAAGTTGGATATGATATTTCTACAGATATGAGTCAAGATTTAGAGAAAAAGAGATATCAAGAAGCGAAGAAAAATTTAATTTTGGCTTTACTTGTTACTATTCCAATTTCTATTATGATGCTAATTCATATGTTCTGGAAAGAAATCCCTGGATTTTCTGTTATAGAAGTTATTGTAGGAGGATACGTAATATTCTATACCGGTAAAAAAACAATAAAAGGTGCCTGGATTGCATTAAGCCATTTTCATACAAATATGGATACCTTAATTCTTTTTGGTTCAGTAGCTTCCTGGATAACAGCGTTGCTTAATTCATTTGGTTTTCCAATTGCATCCTTTGGAACAATAGGAGCAATGATAATGGCTTTACATATTACAGGTAGATTCATTGAATCTCATTTACGAGATAAAGCCGCAAAAGAAATAAAATCATTGATGAACATGCAAGCTAAAGAGGCCAGGATTTTGATAGGCAATGAAGAATTATTAATGCCAATAAATGCAATTAAAAAAGACTTTATAGTTTTAGTAAAACCTGGTGAGAGGATTCCTGTTGATGGAGAAATTATTGAAGGTAAGTCTTCAATTGACGAATCAATGATAACAGGTGAATCTATACCTGTAGAAAGAACTGTTGAAGAAAAAGTAATTGGTGGATCCTTAAATTTAACAAGTTTTTTAAAAATAAAGGTCACAAATGTGGGAGAAGACACATTTTTATCTCAAATGATTAAATTAATACAAGAAGCTCAAGGAGCTAAAGTTCCAATTCAAGCGTTAGCAGACAGAATTACATTATGGTTTGTTCCTATAGTAATTTCTTTAGCAGTAATAAGTGGATTAATTTGGTATTTTAATTTTGAAAGACTTCAACTATTTATACAAAATATGAGAAGTATTTTTCCATGGATATTAAATACAACAGATCCTCTTTCATTTTCAGTTTTTGTTTTTGTTGCAACTATAGTTATTGCATGTCCATGCGCTCTTGGATTAGCTACACCAATGGCATTGGTTGCTGGTACAGGTGAAGCAGCTAAAAAAGGACTTATTATTAGAAATGCTGAAGCTATTCAAACCTCTAAAGATGTGAAAGTAGTTATTATGGATAAAACAGGAACAATAACTCAAGGAAAACCTCAGGTTGTTGAACATAGTATTCCAAAAAATAAAATAAAAATTATTGCTTCTATAGAAGATATGTCAAATCATCCATTGGCAAAAGCAATTTCCGAACTATCTAAAGAGAAAATAAATATAGAAAACATTGAAGAAATAGTGGGAAAAGGCGTAAAAACTTTATACAATAATAATGAATATTTCATTGGTAAACCAAAAAATAAATATGATAAATTAAATGAAAAAGGTTATACTGTAGTTGAAGTTTATGAAAATAAGAAATTATTAGGATATATAGCTATTGCTGATAAGATAAGAGAAGATTCAAAAAAAGCTATAGAAGAATTTAAGAAAATAGGAATTATTCCCGTTATGGCTACAGGAGATAATGAAAAAACTGCAAAAGCTGTTGCAAAAGAAGTAGGAATCGAAGAAATTTTAGCAGGTATAAAACCAGAAGATAAATTAAATGTTGTTAGAAATTATCAAGCAAAAGGATATAAGACACTTATGGTTGGAGATGGTATGAATGATGCTGCAGCATTAAAAGGTGCAGATATAGGTGTTGCCATAGGAAGTGGAACAGATTTAGCAATTGATAATGCAGATGTTATTATAGTAAAAGGTGGTGTTTCGAAGATAGTAGATACGGTAGAAATTTCAAGAAAAACATTTTCAGTAATAAAATCTAATTTATTCTGGGCATTTTTCTATAATGTAATAGCTATTCCTGCTGCAATGTCCGGATTATTGCATCCTGCAATTGCAGAAGCAGCAATGGCATTTAGTTCTATAACTGTTGTTTTAAATTCACTAAGGATAAAAGGAGGTAAAAAACTATGA
- a CDS encoding heavy-metal-associated domain-containing protein: MKTVLLVPDMSCNHCVMRITNALKEINITEFEVKLDEKKVYIKSSDCDVELILKKLEEIDYPAEIVME, from the coding sequence ATGAAAACTGTGCTTTTAGTACCAGATATGTCATGTAATCACTGTGTAATGAGAATAACAAATGCATTGAAAGAAATTAATATTACTGAATTTGAAGTAAAATTAGATGAAAAAAAGGTATATATAAAATCATCAGATTGTGATGTTGAATTGATATTGAAGAAACTTGAAGAAATAGATTACCCAGCTGAAATAGTTATGGAATAA
- the pyk gene encoding pyruvate kinase, whose amino-acid sequence MRRTRIVATIGPATESENMVRELIKAGADVLRLNTSHESPEVHQKRIEVIKKVRKEFNKPVAILLDLAGPKIRTGKFNKDEVTLKEGQDFILTAEEIIGDETKVSINYKGLPKDVKPGDLILVNDGKLKLEVIESDGINIKTKVKNTATITHRRGINAPGADIKIPALTNKDKDYIKFGIENDVDYFALSFVRKPEDVIEMREILKSLNALDAQIISKIETKQAIDNDLEKIIELSDAVMVARGDLGVEVEAEKIPVLQKRIISIANKKSKPVITATQMLETMIENPVPTRAETTDIANAILDGTDAIMLSGETSIGKYPLEAVKVMDRVALETEPYMNHYGALFFDFDEDDSTTNAISKAANEIAISAGIKTIVAVTDKGYTARAVSRYRENVNIIAVTHSEKTYNRLALVWGVRPMIVNEFVSTDTMLYIVKQSLKNEGLVKSGEKIIFTAGIPYGFSSKTNFLHIAEIK is encoded by the coding sequence ATGAGAAGAACTAGAATTGTTGCTACTATTGGACCAGCTACTGAATCTGAAAATATGGTTAGAGAATTAATAAAAGCTGGTGCTGATGTTCTAAGATTAAATACATCACATGAAAGTCCCGAAGTTCACCAAAAAAGAATTGAGGTAATTAAAAAAGTAAGAAAAGAATTTAACAAACCCGTCGCAATTTTATTAGATTTAGCTGGGCCTAAAATAAGGACAGGTAAATTTAACAAAGATGAAGTAACCTTAAAAGAGGGACAGGATTTTATACTAACAGCTGAAGAAATCATAGGAGATGAAACAAAAGTTTCAATAAATTACAAAGGATTACCAAAAGATGTTAAACCCGGTGATTTAATTCTAGTAAATGATGGAAAATTAAAATTAGAAGTTATAGAATCTGATGGTATAAATATAAAAACAAAGGTAAAAAACACTGCAACTATTACGCATAGAAGAGGGATCAATGCCCCAGGAGCAGATATAAAAATTCCTGCATTGACAAATAAAGATAAGGATTACATTAAATTCGGTATTGAAAATGATGTGGATTATTTTGCTTTATCTTTTGTAAGAAAACCAGAAGATGTTATTGAAATGCGCGAAATTTTAAAATCGTTAAATGCTTTAGATGCTCAGATTATTAGCAAAATAGAAACAAAACAAGCCATTGACAATGATCTTGAAAAAATAATAGAATTATCAGATGCTGTAATGGTTGCAAGGGGTGATTTAGGTGTTGAAGTTGAAGCGGAAAAAATTCCTGTATTGCAGAAGAGAATCATAAGTATTGCAAATAAAAAATCAAAACCTGTAATTACAGCAACACAAATGCTTGAAACAATGATAGAAAATCCCGTACCAACAAGAGCTGAAACTACCGATATTGCAAATGCTATTCTTGATGGAACAGATGCAATTATGTTATCTGGAGAAACTTCAATAGGAAAGTATCCTCTAGAAGCTGTAAAAGTCATGGATAGAGTAGCATTAGAAACTGAACCATATATGAATCATTACGGTGCCTTATTTTTTGATTTTGACGAAGACGACTCTACTACAAATGCTATTTCAAAGGCTGCTAATGAAATTGCTATTTCTGCCGGAATAAAAACAATTGTAGCTGTTACTGACAAAGGATATACGGCAAGAGCTGTTTCCAGGTATAGAGAGAATGTAAATATAATAGCTGTCACACATTCAGAAAAAACATATAATAGATTGGCTCTTGTTTGGGGAGTTAGGCCTATGATTGTAAATGAGTTCGTAAGTACAGATACTATGTTATATATAGTGAAACAATCATTAAAAAATGAAGGATTAGTAAAATCAGGAGAAAAAATAATATTTACTGCTGGTATCCCTTATGGATTTTCCAGCAAAACTAATTTTCTACATATTGCAGAAATAAAATAA
- the pfkA gene encoding 6-phosphofructokinase, producing MKKIGIITSGGDAPGMNAAVRAVTRTAASKNIEVIGFYKGYAGILDKDFVELTYSSVGGIMEKGGTILRTARVPEFKNPEIRAEAAKNLKDLKVDGLVVIGGEGSLTGAKLLFEEHNIPVIGIPASIDNDIPDTDMAIGVDTCLNTAVDAMQKLKDTASSHERAFIVEVMGRGSGYIALMSGLSVGAEAVIIPEVPVDYNELTDRIWQERKRGKINCIVVVAEGAASAYSVARHFENKIGYETRITILGHIQRGGSPTAFDRILASRMGYSAVNFLLEGKFGTMVALEKGQTVTVPLEKVLSEKKILDPKLIDLVNTLS from the coding sequence ATTAAAAAAATAGGAATTATTACCAGCGGTGGTGATGCACCCGGGATGAATGCTGCAGTTAGAGCTGTTACCAGAACTGCTGCATCAAAAAATATAGAAGTTATAGGCTTTTATAAAGGATATGCTGGAATTTTAGATAAAGATTTTGTCGAATTAACTTATTCTTCTGTAGGGGGAATAATGGAAAAAGGCGGAACTATATTAAGGACTGCAAGAGTCCCTGAATTTAAAAATCCTGAAATTAGGGCTGAAGCTGCAAAAAATTTAAAGGATTTAAAAGTTGACGGTTTGGTTGTTATAGGAGGTGAAGGTAGTTTAACAGGTGCTAAACTATTGTTTGAAGAACACAATATTCCTGTTATTGGTATTCCAGCCTCCATAGACAATGATATTCCTGATACAGATATGGCAATAGGTGTTGATACATGTTTGAATACTGCTGTGGATGCTATGCAAAAATTAAAAGATACAGCATCTTCTCATGAAAGAGCTTTTATAGTTGAAGTTATGGGAAGAGGTTCTGGATATATTGCTTTAATGTCTGGTTTATCTGTTGGCGCTGAAGCTGTTATAATTCCAGAAGTCCCTGTTGATTATAATGAATTAACAGATCGAATTTGGCAAGAAAGAAAGAGGGGTAAGATCAATTGTATTGTGGTAGTTGCTGAAGGTGCGGCAAGTGCCTACTCAGTTGCAAGACATTTTGAAAATAAAATAGGTTATGAAACACGAATAACTATTTTAGGTCATATACAAAGAGGTGGTTCCCCAACTGCATTTGACAGAATATTAGCTTCAAGAATGGGATATTCTGCAGTAAACTTTCTTTTAGAAGGAAAATTCGGAACTATGGTTGCTTTAGAAAAAGGCCAAACAGTTACTGTTCCACTTGAAAAAGTCTTAAGCGAAAAAAAGATTTTAGATCCTAAATTAATAGACTTAGTAAATACATTATCTTAA
- a CDS encoding putative signal transducing protein — protein MWKLLKSHINDFEAQLVKQLLESEGISVLVKAPKEIGIGREFFGNGTIMNVFVKENDYENAKEILENKEAD, from the coding sequence ATGTGGAAATTATTAAAATCTCATATTAATGATTTCGAAGCGCAATTGGTGAAACAGTTATTAGAATCAGAAGGGATAAGTGTATTAGTAAAAGCGCCAAAAGAAATAGGTATAGGAAGAGAATTTTTTGGAAATGGAACAATAATGAATGTTTTTGTTAAAGAAAATGATTATGAAAATGCAAAAGAAATTTTGGAAAATAAGGAGGCAGATTAA